Part of the Rhinoderma darwinii isolate aRhiDar2 chromosome 2, aRhiDar2.hap1, whole genome shotgun sequence genome, cagaacaaagttcagtacgtaaatacactaccagaaccaagttcagtacataaatacagcaccagaacaaagctcagtacatatataaagcaccagaacaatactcatttcatatatacagtaccagaacaaagctcagtatataaatacagcaccagaacctagctcattacatatgtataCAGCATTCCAGGGAACTGGTGCATcatgagagaaatcttggagatgggagtgggaggttcggattatggtgaatattaatctaaggtcgttggcagaacgtagagcgcgagtCGGGTGGTAGACAGATGAGGCAGTACACGAATACagctcagaaccaagatcagtacagaaatacagctccagaacaaagatcagtacataaatacagcaacagaaccaatctcagtacataaatacaacactagaaccaagctcagtacatatttacagcatgagaaccaagttcagttcataaatacagctccagaacaaagctcagtacataagtacagcaccagagtaaagcttagtacatatgtaTACAGGACcacaaccaagttcagtacataaatacagaaccagaacaaagctcagtacataaataaagtacCAGACCCAAAATCAGAACACAAATACAGatctagaaccaacctcagtacatactgtatatatacagcaccaaaatcaaggtcaatacatatatagagtaccagaaccaaatgcagtatatatatatatatatatatatatatatatatatacagttccagaactgagccgagtacataaatacatcaccagaacaaagttcagtacgtaaatacactaccagaaccaagttcagtacataaatacagcaccagaacaaagctcagtacatatataaagcaccagaacaatactcatttcatatatacagtaccagaacaaagctcagtatataaatacagcaccagaacaaagctgtgtacatatatacattaaaaGAACCATacttagtacatacatacagcacagaaccaagctcagtacatatatacagcaccagagcgaagctcagtacataaacacagtatCAGAACCATGCTAGGAACATAAATATAGCACAGAACCAAACTACGTATATAAACACAGcatcaaactcagtacataaatacaacaccagaaacatgCTAATAacattaatacagcaccagaacaaagctcagtacataactacagtacAAGAACAAAGCTTATAACAttaatacagcgccagaaccaagctcagtacatatacacagcatcagaatcaagctcaatacatatatatagcaacaagctcagtacataaacacagcaccagaaacacGCTAATAACATTAattcagcatcagaaccaagctcagtacgtaaccatacctcccaactttctagtatcacaaagagggacaacccatGCGGCATGCGCAGCGCTCTGCagcaactttttttcttttaagccatgcctctaatcccacttATTCCCCACCAATACACATCCGGTTCAGCCCTCacaatatcatgctcccatagtgcctcccacacaatataataccaaattgctgcccccatacagtataatgctcccatagcttccaccatacagtataatgccaccattacttccaccatacagtacaatgcccacatagctgtcaccatacagaataatgccccattgctgccccatgcagcataaaacCCCCATAActatcccatgcagtataattcccccgaacagtataatgcccacacagataccaccatacagtatgatgcccccatagatgtcccatacagcataatgccccctagatgtcccatacagtttaatgcccccaaagctgccccatacagcataatgcccccatagcagcccccatacagtataatgccacccctagctgcccttatacagtataatgccccattagctgcccccattgacagtgcccttgtagatagtgacacagtgccaatgatagtgcccatgtaaagagcaccacagtgtcccctgtatatagtgcccctatatagtgccacagtgtccatgtagatagtgccacaccctttgaagatagcgccaccccctttagatatcgccattgggactccctctagaagcCGAATAACCTGCcaaagcataggccggggattctgcacccagagggaagccctgatgtcacagtccatcAGGCTaccccttgagtggaatccccattgccgactccgGCGGCGACTCTGCTCCagtaggagcccctgacgtcactgttatatatggacagtgacctcaggggtttcctctaggagcggaatccccagccagatcattggcaacggggattgcactcaaggagtagccattgacgtaactgtccatatatggatagtgacatcaagggcttcctggagcacagcgcttaaagtgcatagcgctgtgcccggggagtccttggAGAGCGGAAAAGCtccatctgctcctccgctctaaaCTAATTTTGAAGCcaggagctgacggttccttgcttcagaatAGGGTTCAACTGTATTTGTGTCCAGAGGAAGCAGATATAGTTAACAGCGGGACAAACCCCCAGccgcccaggacagcgggacaccgcctggaATACAGGACTGTCCCTTTGAATGcatgacggttgggaggtatgcataattacagtaccagaatcaagctcataacttaaatacaacaccagaactaagctagtAAGTTCATTACATaactacagcacaagaacaaaattcagtacataaatactgcatcagtactgtcacggctatggggtatgtggacccactaggctgctcccccatagtggagtagcagctggccaaacaacagtcaatgaccGTCTTTAGATTATACCGATATGGAGAAAAACCACAATCCCTCTCCACATCAAAGAGAAAATCACATGATTGTAACATATATCATATATGGGGGAGGGCATAATAGCCCAATCTACACATGATATAAGAGGTGGAAGACTCATTATATTGAAATAATAACCTAAAAAAAGGAGTCTATAAATCTCCAATAAGATGTAAaacgtataaattttattaagtacaaaacataaaaaaaacacatatataaaatCAAGAGATGAATACCACAATTGTGATGGATGGATACCAGGCAGTATAAGGTTTAGATGGACATAGGCACTAAGCAAACCATTCCATGACAACAATAAACCAGTGTTGAAGAGTGAGAAGAAATCCAGGTAAGATGCACATTATCCATATAATACCTGTGTAGGATGACCCCAGTATGACCACACTGTTCAACAGATGGTTGCTGCCCAATAGAGTAACAAAAGTACAAGTAACACAAGGTGCATCATAGCCTGCCTGGCGTTGTAGGGGTGTGACGCCAGGCAGTTTTTCCATACTCATGGGTAAGATGCTACGATGCACCTTGTGTTACTTGTACTTGTTACTTTGTTTTGTACTCAATAAAGTTTAGACGTTTTACATCTTATTGGTGATTTATAGACTCCTTTTTTAGGTTATTATTTTAATGATAGTCTtttggacaagagtacctgggtagaaaATTTGTCAGACTCTTggcatggcagacacttggcgtagcagacacttggcaaagAAGATACCTtaaacagatgacacttggcacagatgacacttggcacagttgATGAACTTGACTCCAATACTatacttcgcactggaacaaacacaattaatggatacaggatacaggacacgGGAAGACAtgacacaggatacaactaaggaaccatttgcaataacgaacatagGCAGACACAAAAATGCCTAGGCAGAGtcatttttataatccagggtgcagtGGAGCAGAGCGGCCACGTATGCTGGCTTCTCCAAGGAGTAAGACACCGGCTGGAGTTTATCAGTCTGCAGCCGCTGGAGAGTAAGAGATGCTGGCAGTCCGCGAGCGTGGCCATTACAAGTACCAAGCTTAGTACACATATACTGTACTAGAACCATGctaagtacacatatacagcaccagaacaaagctcagtacatatgtatacagcaccagaactaagctcagtaataaaaataataacctttatttatatagcaccaacatattccgcagcactttaaaaTTCAGGGgatacattgtacagacaatatcagacattgcataatgacaaaactaatttacaattcaaacaagtggagtgaggaccctgctcgcaagagcttactgtaaaggatctgccagacacagcttctgtgtcgacgcccgtggttaatcagtctgcacctgctcctaagtctgatagagtgactcgatcatctaccactcgggctgggaggctgagaagtgggagagcctatcacagcctggccagacggagctagctcccgccctctgtctatttataccttcatttcctgctcctcctttgcctgtgattctgcctgtttcctggctctgctgctgctgcttgtactattgacctctgcttcatattgaccctggctttactgactactctcctgctctgcatttggtacctcgtacactcctggtttgactcggcatgttcactactcttgtggctcacggtattgccgtgggcaactgccccatttcccttagcttctgtgtacccttgtctgtttgtgtgtcgtgcacatattgagcgtagggaccgtcgcccagttgtacgccgttgcctaggactggctgtgcaagtaggcagggactgagtggcgggtagattagggctcacctgtctgtctccctaccccgtcattacacttacaatctatgaggaaataagggagagacaaaatgtgaaaaaattcttggtaagtacaatggtccagccatcttttatacatatggggtagtacaaaTAAAGCTGCATGTGCTGGTCACCAAccagtgtctgtgtatgacagacatgaagtgtattagggtgcaaggagtgtgggggatactgctgaatgaaggggtcaagttttcatgactaatgtaaaaggggggccagggaatgtagtcagattagggaatgttataggcctgtcttaaaagatgtgttttcaggtgcacgtttaaaactgtggatgttgggaatttatctgattgtctggggtagcgcattccagggaactggtgcagcatgagagaaatcttggagatgggagtgggaggtttggattatggtgaatgttaatctaaggtcgttggcagaacgtagagcgcgagtcgggttgtagacagagatgaggcagTACACGaatacagcttcagaaccaagctcagtacatatatatacacagcaccagaatcaagctcaatacataaatacagcaccagaaccaagctcagtacatatacacagcatgaGAACCAAGTTCAGTTCATAAataaagctccagaaccaagttgagtacataagtacagcaccagaaacaagctcagtacatatgcatacagcaccacaaccaagttcagtacataaatacagcaccagaaccaatctcagtacatgaaTATAGCACgagcacaaatacagttcagtacagagatcatttgcaaagttaggtGAGCCCCTGCCACATACTGTAAATttgaaactatctacagggggtattgtttgtggcactatctacagtcccccctgtagatagtgccacctacaatgcccccctgtagagtgccacatacagcggccactgtagatagtgtcccctgtagatagtgtcacacagtgccccatgtagataatgctacagacagtgtctcctgtagatagtgccacagattgtgctccctgtagatagtgtcacacattgccccttgtagatagtgccccctgtagatattgtgacacacagtgcccacctgaaaaaaaaacataattacctgTCCTGCTCCCACGCCACTGAAAAGAGGAGGGTGGCAGGGCAGCGAAGCAGATACAATTGGAGTACAGGGAGGCCGGAAACAGCGGCTGTTAGTTGAGCTTGTGCCCCACTCAAAGACTCTGTAAGCCGTCACCTGAGGTGAGATGCTAAGTGAGTTTGTATGGCTACGGCACTCCATGTAGTTGAATTTATACGGATGCCTATAGAAACTGCATTTACAATAGGGCCCTAAAAACATCTATGAGTGACATACGTATTACAGATCTGTTCAACTCAAAGTTTGTATTGAACCCTAATGAAGCATGTGGCCTAAGCCTGTTATATTGCATTTCTCTTAATAATTATTATCTACTACTTAATGGTCttgttatatataaatatttcttTTCtagaaaatacaataaaaataaattgaaatcaAAAGTTACAACATGGACACCCTTCACAAGGTTTTGCCAAATTCTGAAGACTTTTCTCCAGATGGTCCTGCTGATTCGACATGTACCAAAGCTACTGGAGGTGAAAGTCCAATTCCTGCAAATCAAAATACTAACTGGAAACTGTATATGAATGAAACATTAAATGAGACTGAACTTTCCAGATTTTCTAAAGAATGTCATGACAACCTAGTTACTGAGCAAAGGAGAGTGGAAGAAGGGAACCAAAGGGTATTTATCAATATAGCAGGCCTAAGATATGAAACCCAACTTAAAACACTTAGTGAATTTCCTGACACTCTCCTTGGAAATCCTCAAAAAAGAATTCATTATTTTGATTCCATGAGGAATGAATACTTTTTTGACAGAAATCGTCCTAGTTTTGATGGAATTTTGTATTACTACCAGTCTGGTGGAAAAATAAGACGTCCCGCAAATGTACCAATAGATGTGTTTGCAGATGAAATTGTTTTCTATGAGCTTGGAAATGAAGCTTTAGAACAATTTCGAGATGATGAAGGTTTTCTAAAGGATCCTGAAATACCTTTACCAACTAATGATTACCATAGGCAATTCTGGTTACTCTTTGAATACCCGGAGAGCTCCAGTGCAGCAAGAGGCATGGCATTGGTTTCTGTTTTGGTTATTGTCATCTCCATACTTATATTCTGTTTGGAAACATTACCAGAATTTAGAGAAGAAGGGCTATTCAAATTTTCAGGCAATTTTACGAAGCAGGCTGCATATATTAAAACCTTCACAGATCCGTTCTTTCTTATAGAGACTACCTGCATTATTTGGTTTTCATTTGAACTTGTTGTTCGGTTTATTGTTTGTCCAAGTTCATCTGAATTTTTTCAGAATATTATGAATATAATTGACATTGTATCTATCATTCCATATTTTGTAACACTTATCACAGAACTTGTAAAGCAAACAGAGCCCAATGGACAGCAAAACATGTCTCTAGCTATTTTAAGAATTGTTCGGCTTGTTAGAGTGTTTAGAATTTTCAAGCTCTCAAGACACTCAAAAGGACTTCAAATATTAGGACaaaccctgaaggccagcatgagAGAACTGGGGTTGTTAATATTCTTTCTTTTTATTGGTGTAATTTTGTTTTCTAGTGCAGTATATTTTGCAGAAGTTGATGAACCTAAGACTCAATTCATCAGCATTCCTGATGGCTTCTGGTGGGCTGTAGTAACTATGACTACTGTTGGATATGGAGAGTAGACATGTGTCCAATCACTCTAGGAGGTAAAATGGTAGGTACTCTTTGTGCTATTGCAGGAGTGCTGACTATTGCCCTTCCAGTTCCAgttattgtatcaaattttaattACTTCTATCACAGAGAAACAGAGAATGAGGAACGGCAAAGTTTACCTACAGAAATAGACAAAGTTAGTCTAAATAATTTAACACGATCGTTAAGCACTTCTTCTCTGAAGAAAAATAATGGATCCTGTATTCCAGACAAGAATGGTAAAGCTTAAAActgtaattttttaaaatttaatgttAATGTATAAATATTTCACCaaatataaatattattaatgTAAAATTTTTAATATAGATATTTTTGTAAATTATTGTAAATTTGTAAAAGTTTATAAGACAATATTACACATGTTATTATAATTTAGGATGAATCATAATCAGTATAGGTAATGCATAGTAGGTTCAACTTCTCCTCGCCATTCTCCATACAGCTAAATAATTAAGGGTTGGACAAAAGCAAGGTTggacaaaaataataaaacaaaaaaatataaagcaacagcaattctacaatattatactgtatgtatgcacATGCTCTACAGTTTACAGTTTTACAAATGGGTTTCTGTTAGGGCACTTACACCTAGTTAGTATGAATGTGTTGTTTgagcaagtaaaaaaaacaactttaaaacTAAAAGTATAGTAACCGATTGCCATTTTAGATGTTATAGTTCTCAAATGGACTGTGACGTACAAGCAGAAGAGAAAGTTTAGATTTCAAAATGGACCATAATCAGCATTTTCCAGAAGGTAAATTATTCCAGAAGTTATTCCAGTTGTTTAATATGTTTGGGTTAATTTACATTTTGATACAAATTTGGAAACATGATGGGCTTTCAAGATTTGTCAAGAGAACCAACCTTGTGTAAATGTATAAATGTTAGCTGTTTTTGTGAAAATAAAACATAttgtaaaaatctttttttttctcttattttcACATTTTATAGCAATAAATccccaaaatattcctcctggaaCAATATAGACAATTTGAGACCATAagacctccttcacacacactttttgtctGCATTTTAAAATCTATAAACAGTGCCATATTTTAAGTgacttttttatttacttttttacatgctttttatttacttttttacatgcgtttttgccccgaattacgtccgaaaatagcgcctcaatagtgctgacaaacatctgcccattgaaagcaatgggcagacgtttgtctgttcacacgaggcgtaatttacgcgccgctgtcaaaagacggcgcgtaaatagacgcccgcgtcaaagaagtgacctgtcacttctttggccgtaattggagccgttattcattgactccaatgaatagcagcgccaattacgcccgtaattgacgcggcgttcaagcgcctgcacatgccgttacggctgatcttacgtggatgttttcaggctgaaacattcccgtaatttcagccgttacggacgccctcgtgtgaacatacccttagctctcctccagaagaagTAAAACTATCCAACTAGTGTCACCTATTGGAGGTAGCTTCCCTGTAAGACAATATCCGACCCACAGAAGAGCCTCGAAATATGATTTCAGTCAGACCAGAGTGTCATCTAAAAGGAAAAGaaacccatctgtagacagctgTTTTGGGGGTTTTGACCCTCATCATtgtagagcagggagctatctggATGGGCGAGAGGCCTTTGACGTAGTGTTTGGGGGTGCTGGCTCTCATTGAAGCCAGCTCCTTGCTCTGTATTATAaggggcaaaaaaataaaataaaatctgtctGGTTTCTCTTTCTTTTGGAGGAGACTCTGACTTGAGCAAAAATTCCCAGTGTTTTCACTAGACAATCTTAAAAGGTAAGCACAAGACCATTTTTACCAAATCTATCATGTGGTCCCCTACAGTACTGCATTACAGGGGGGGCGCTCGTATTTGTTTTTCTTCACTATAACCAACTTAAGACACACTTAAATACAAATACTATTGAAATTTTTTTATCTGAAGATAATAAACATTTGTTTTTACATCCTTTGCAAAATATATGATTAATAATTATCACTTTTAATTCAAATTTTTGAATGCACAGTTTTCATCTTCATGTTTATTCTGCTCCTTAATTTGTATTGTTATTTTGTCTATCTTGATATTGATTTTATGTAAAACTAAATTATCAGTGTCCGCCCTTGAgcattatttatattttaactacTCGGCTCCCCCGGCTGCTTGCCGTACAGCCGGCCTCCTGAAATGACATTTCATCACATGTGTTATGTGTAGTAaaatgtcatcacaggaggccggctgACCACAGAGGAGCCAGTAGAACAGGAACAAATTGCTATGGGAGCTCCAGGAAAGGTAAGcaaagtttaaattttttttaaagaatatttAGTACCTGCTGATTTTGCAgcgattaaataatgtaatcgcagCAAAATCTACAAAAATTAACATTTGTTGCGAAATTTGACTTCCCTATTAAACTAAATGgggacttttgaaaaaaaatctgcagcatttcagtTTTCTGTGCGTatagcttttttaaaaaaaataaaatataatctgCTGAGTTGCTACtgcaaacgctgtggaatttctgcactgAAATATCCGGTCAT contains:
- the LOC142741315 gene encoding LOW QUALITY PROTEIN: potassium voltage-gated channel subfamily A member 10-like (The sequence of the model RefSeq protein was modified relative to this genomic sequence to represent the inferred CDS: deleted 2 bases in 1 codon) → MDTLHKVLPNSEDFSPDGPADSTCTKATGGESPIPANQNTNWKLYMNETLNETELSRFSKECHDNLVTEQRRVEEGNQRVFINIAGLRYETQLKTLSEFPDTLLGNPQKRIHYFDSMRNEYFFDRNRPSFDGILYYYQSGGKIRRPANVPIDVFADEIVFYELGNEALEQFRDDEGFLKDPEIPLPTNDYHRQFWLLFEYPESSSAARGMALVSVLVIVISILIFCLETLPEFREEGLFKFSGNFTKQAAYIKTFTDPFFLIETTCIIWFSFELVVRFIVCPSSSEFFQNIMNIIDIVSIIPYFVTLITELVKQTEPNGQQNMSLAILRIVRLVRVFRIFKLSRHSKGLQILGQTLKASMRELGLLIFFLFIGVILFSSAVYFAEVDEPKTQFISIPDGFWWAVVTMTTVGYGVDMCPITLGGKMVGTLCAIAGVLTIALPVPVIVSNFNYFYHRETENEERQSLPTEIDKVSLNNLTRSLSTSSLKKNNGSCIPDKNGKA